The genomic interval AGAAAGCTACTGGAAAATGTGTTCCAGTCAAGTGAGAAGCAAGCCTGGAAAGAGAAGAACGGGGCACAGAACATGGAGAGGTCGAGGAGATTCTCAGGATGAAGGGATACTCCAGGAATACAGCTGTGTACCATGCCTGGAGGCCAACCcgtcacaataaagcaagtcaaaAGGCCCTGAGAAACATGACCATTTTTGAATATCAGGAGCTACCTCTGTGGTTGGAAGTAAAGGgtgtatgaaaatatttttaaactatgaaaTTTTCTGCTAAAACCCAAAAGGTAAAACTGAAACTGACTGGTAGATACCACAGACTGAAAGAATTATGTTCTAGCTTGCTAAGGAAGGAGACTTGTAAATGCAGAGAGAAGTCCTCTAAGACAGGCTGGGACATCCCTGCAGgtactcagggagacagtggatGGCAATTTAGCAGTAAGACAGGCTCCCAATGGGTGGTTGGACTGGATGATTAATTTGTATGTCCATGAAAAGTATTTTCTAGCGCTTCTATAAGAGttctgaaagaaaggaagaaaaaaagagagcaaaaaagTTAACAATACTTTTAAGACTAAGTTTGACCTGATCTGCTTCTTTATTTAGGAACCAAATTTAGAAGTTGGAATATGTAAAGGTgattctagtgtatttttctgaGCAACAATCCTAGAAGTTAGGATAGACAATATAGGCATTAAATATGAGCAAACGAGTATATGTAATTTGGAGTCATTTAAAAATCCCTCCATGAGTTTTAAACTTTATCATGTCAAAACTGACAGCACTATAGCATTATACAGTTCTGAGGACTAGATGGATTAGTATAAAGAGGTTGGGAGAGTGTCTGGCACAGTGGAAGACTGTAAGTATTATGAATCAGTATTAACTTAAAGAACATGGACTCTAAAGCCAGACTGCCAGAATTGGAATCTTGGCTTGAGCACTTACTAGCTACAAAGGCAATTTACTgatcctctctgaccctcagtttcttcatctgtaaaatggggacaacagTACAGCTATTTCATaggattattgtgaagattaaacaaaGTAACACATGTAAAGTACTTGAAATAATGGCTGGCATATTTTAAGAGCTACTTAACTGTTAGACATTGTTACTATGAAATGGGAGGTAGAATTGCCTTTCTGactattttaaagttctttcaaAACTCCCAACTCAAAGAATATGGCAATTAATGAAACAAATGTCTTTCTGAAAGGAAGTTCCTAGCTGTGAACTGTATTTGTCGAATGAATCATGCCTTCCTGATATTTGATACAAAATTGGAACTAtatgattaaatgaaaaatggtggttataaatcacattttttaaaagtacaaaaaaaaaacaaacataaaattattcTCAACTATGTCTTCTCCCTAAATCAtataaaagaaaacccaaaactaTTGTATTTTTAGAATACAAAGCTACACCACAAACTGAATTCCTTTGAAACTAGCTCCACAGGAAAGAAAGGTGAACCCTGAGAGGCTGCCAGACTCTAGCAGTTTGTAAAAACTGAGCAGCTTGATTTCTTTTCTGCTCTCTTTTCCTACTCCAAAGAATTATCAGTGAATATGATTATTAAATATGCATCACCAGGCCAAAGAAAACAACCCTCTTGATATCATCTAGTGCTGActcaaaaaaataatatataatgctGTAGGTTTCACATTTaacctatttctctctctctttttttttttttggccatgaccCGGGACATGTCTAATCTTAGTtgctggccagggatcaaacccacgccacCTACAGTGGAAGCCAGGAGTCTTAATCACGGGAAGGCTAGGTCCCAAACCCATCTTCTTTCTTACTATAATCTTACAAAGGAAAGGCTAGCGAACaccaaggaagcaaggaaaaGGACTCCAGAACAGTCAAACACCTTACCTGAATGTTACTGCTTTCACAGGGAAGGACACTGCTTTCTGCGAGAGGTGACAAGCACATATGAGAGTTTTCAATACTGAATGCCATCCCGCTCACGGAATCCGCCGCGGGTAAATTCCCATTATGAACCGGCTCCTTAATCCAGGTGGTCTCATCCGCTATCTCGATGGGATCGACCATATCCACAGTGTTGTTCTCCTTCTCACTCTCCACGTCCTGCAGCAGTTCCAGTTCTTTCTCCGAAGCTCCGGACTGGCTCTGGGTGATGGACATGGCGGTCACCACCAAGCGCGCGCCGCGCGAAGTGTCGCCGCCCAACTGCGGCAGGGGGACTCCGGCCAGGCCCGAGGCTGGGGAGGAGGCGTCTGAGGAAGGAACCGCTGCCTGGTCTTCTTCATCTTCGCCAGGAGCCTCGAGAGTGAAAGGGACCCGAATCAGGGAGGTCCGATACTGAGCACCCCCTCTGCACATCTCCAGTCTCATAGGAGACCAATTTTTTATTGGTGAGCAGCCATCGATGTAAGGACTTCTGATATATGGATTGGTAATCCCATTACAATTGGTTCCAGATGAAGCATCAGGAGAATGAAAAGCAAACTTCCTTTGTTCTAAAAGATAGggcgggggaaaaaaaaaagatggggaaggaaaaatcacctcatgagaaatggAAAAGCCATTACTAAATGGTCATCATCACAGTCCATGACAGCAAAACCGGATGTCTCTAACAGTGGTGGTGTTTCCTGAAGTGAAATTTTGCTGTCAAAAATAACAGCACAAACAAATGTGTATCCACAGGCAGGGTGAGGCTCTTCAAAAATAATTCCTCTGGTGTTTTCCCTTTTGtagttaaacaaaatattttattccctGAAAATCATTTCCTCACAAACATATTGTTACAGCAATGCTGTTCAAATCCAAGACATAGAACAAACCAGCTGACAGCTGCAAAATAACCTGGTAAATGAAATACCTAATAATCTGTTTCTCTACCCACGCTTGCGTGCTAAGTTGgttgagtgctaagtcacttcagtcgtgttgactctgtgcaactctatggacggtagcccgccaggcaagaatactggagtgggctgccatgccctcctccaggggatcttcccaacccagggactgaacctgtgtctcttatgtctcctgcattggcagatgggttctttaccactagcgccaactgggaagccccaggtgggCACTGTAAGCAACatgaaaaggcaaacaaaagacTGCCAAACAATGTCTGCAAAAATAAAGAGCTTAACGATGGTAAACGAAATTATAAAAATGCCTTAAAAGTTAGTAGTTTTTTACAACACTTCATTagcttaataaaaacaaaagcttaaaaaatgggcaaagcacATAAACAATCCTCCCAATAGTAAATGAACTCATGAAGTGTTTGGCCACACAAATAACAGAGAGTAGGGAAATTACAGCAATGAGAGGCCATTTGTTGAACAAAAGTGCTGATGTCTGAACTAACAATTCCTTCACCTTCCCaaacaaatgaccaataaacattTGGAAAGAGTTCCACATTGTAATAAATTAAAGATGCAGAAATTAAAGCAGTAAAAGACCTTTTTGTAATGCACCGAATCAACAAACATCATAAAgaatcaaacaataaaaaaacatcaaaaagaacacTGGGAAGACCAGTGTTGCTAGATGGGGGAAGAATAACTTCCTCACACACCACTGATGAAAACTTCAACTAGTGCAACTTCTCAGGAAGAAAATTTGACAAAATTCCTCGAGAGCTTAAAAACAGTCATCCCTGCTCACCAAATAATTCTACTTCTGAGATTGtaacctaaaaaaataaatatatacaatacaaTGTATATAcaaggaaaaattagaaataatctaaatgtttgCCAGTGATTAAAAACAAAGGTACATCCATGAAATGAAATATCATACAGTGATTCAAAATCATGGTTTCAAACAATAATAAATGACTTGGAAGACTTATGAATACTTATAATAAAATGCTTTGTGAAAACAGCAGGATATagaactatgtgtgtgtgtgttcatatatGAGTGgagatatacatacacatatacacatgtacatatataaggGGAAGACTAACAGAAatagttttcagttttctaaCTGTATTTACCATGAATAGATTTTTGTAAATTGTGAATGATTTTCAACAAgtgctgtaatttttttaaaaagaaactgatatAGTGTAAAGAGAAATATGTAAATCCCCTCACACTATATTCACCTAAAAACCTTATGCAAACAAATACacttttacaaaatataaatatctgattgtatgtgcatgccaagtcacttgattgtgtccgactctttgccaccttatgcactgtagctcgccaggctcctcggtccttcaatcttttatgtctcctgcatcggcagatgggttctttaccaccagggccacctgagaagcctgaatATCTGATTACCAAAGTCTGAATTACACAGTGGAAAGCATTCCATAACCAACTTATCTCTACAACTGCCatctttctttgcttctgcttGTACGATATTTGATATAAATAGTGCTAGTCAAATTACCTGTTTCTGACATGAGAGCAAAACCTTGCTGAGAATTTCAGTCTTTGAAAGTAAACTgttccttttgttaaaaaaacaaaacaaaacaaaaaaaaccaaccacCCAGGTTTCTAAATTTCAAAAGGGTTAGTAGTCATTTGGAGGTCTATAGTTAGAACAAGCTAAAAAAAGCCTCTGTAATAATAAACACtgataatataataattttaattgggCGTTTTATTACAAGACATACCTGAGAGTGGTGTCTTTCCTATTTGAATCGCAACTGGTGAGAAAGTAGGCGAAGAAATTGGTGAAGGATTGGTGATGCTTCCCAAACTGTATCTTTTTGCACTATCCTGAATAGGGCTAGAAGAAAACTGCCCCTGTGATAaagttaaacaaataaaattatagggTTCTCCTCCTTAGCTCTGTTACACTAAGTGctacttctctttattttcaaaacacatttaTAAGCTGAGTTGTACAATTTTGGTTAGTCATCAGAGAGCCAGATGCCACCTTTGCTTTGTGGCAAAAGGCAAGACACCAAAAGGCAGACccatagacacagaaaataagcttatggttaccaaaggggaaagcagggAGGGATAAACAAGTTTTGgatgaacacatacacactactatatacaaaatagttaatcaacaaggacctactgtatagcacagggaactatactcgatatttcataataacctacatgggaaaagaatctgaaaaaaatggatacatatgtatgtataactgaatcgctttgccatacacttgaaactaacacaacaatgtaactCAACTtgataagaagaaaaaaggttaaaaaaaagaaagacaccaaAAGGCAAGGCATCTTGTGAGGATAGTTAAGAAGACTGTTCCAAAATTTTGAAACAGAATATACTAgacagataaaatataaatacaccaTATTTACACAAACCATTATACTAAGTAGcagtttatgaaaaaaattaagttactcCACTACTACCAATCTAGTTGTGTTATGCTGAAAATCTTCCATAATTCAGTAAATAACTTACACTGAAGTTACCTGAGACTCATTTACCTCTAAATATACAGTTGGagagtgaccaaaaccattcctaTATCTAATGACAAAATGTGAACTGGGCTAACCCGCATGAGATAGAAAAGCCAACAGACAATGAATCATTCTTCTTGAGAGCAACAGGAACTTCTAGGTCCAAGATGCCTACAGCCAACCAACCAGCCACTGTTAGTCCACTTCTTACCGAACTCGGGGTCTGCACAGGGCTCCTACACTGCACAGGAGATAACTCTATTGAACAAAAAACCTCAAGTGATGCCTGGGCACCACTATGAGGACTTCTGGGAGAAGCTGGAGGTAAGGAGTCAGAGATACTTCCGTTGCCATCTAAAAAGAGCTTTCTTCTGAGGGATGAAGAACTGAGGTTTCCAGGAGACTGATCTGCAAATTCATCAGGTCTAAAATAGTCACCTACATTtaatattaacagaataaaaggCAGAGCTAGTCATTCGGAAGAGCAGTTATATTTTagttgtctgattttttttttaaaaaacagtttgtattatgtttgaattttttttttcaaaaagagggCAAAAGTTTAACTGCATAGGTGCTGTTTGAAATCCTTTTTTGAGTGTTTCCTTATTAGTATGGGTAGTATCAGTAAGATGTGTCTGTGAATAGTTTATGTCTATAGTTAAGTTCATTATGACAAAAAGGCTAATTCAGGCcttagtaaagaaaaataagaaattccaGGATGGCTTCCCCACCTCTTTAAAAAGAGGTATTGCCACAGATCCCCATTTACAAAAAAGcattaaaacaaaatctttaagTTATTAAAGGtttaaacaaatacaaatacaatacTTACCTAAtatcttttctaaattaaaatccACAGGAAGAGACAGCAATGTCTGGCAAGCAGCTGGAAGCAAGCAGATAAATGAATACAAACACGGTTAAATCAAGGCAAGCAGTTCAGTACGGGCTTCCCAATCAACTGTCTCCCCATGATGATCCAGCCAAACTTGGTCATTTCCTTTATGCATCCCATTCCATACCATCTTCCCATAGACAGGTTCCCTTACTTTCTAACGCTGATGTAAACCCATCAATGGTAAAAGTTAACTCCTGGTTGTGCTGTTGGCACGTGAATTAAAAAAGCGGCCAGCTTAAATTTGGGGACAGATTTCCCAATATTAACAAAGTTTCAAAAGAATGCCTTCTAAAACCAAAAATCAATCTACAGGCTTTGCACCACAACATAACACACTATTGCCATTTCTCAAACATCGCCAGATAGATCTCTTAATATTCTGTTTctcaaggtcagttttcataaaGCTCActtataaaaagcaaacaatttcAATTCCAGAGTAAAACGTTATCACATGAACTgaatttaatattaaatgttGCATTAGTATAGAAcatatttcttttccagtttatATTCATACTCACCATTGCTTTTCTCAGAATGGATGGTCAGCTTTCTTCCAACTGGAGATTCATTATTTGTGTTGATACCTATAAAACATTCTAAgtgaaaaatcttaaattttcttttcattgactTTAGGGTTACTTTCtccagaacaaaaaaataaagtgtgggagcttttattttacatttaaaaaataaatgcctgcatatgtaaatatataatttgacaagcttctgttaaatttatttattttccaatttgggGGAGTGCTACAGAAAGAACCTAGGACTGGATTgctagaactggaaaaggtcagtcttcattccaatcccaaagaaaggcaatgccaaagaatgctcaaactaccgcacaattgcactcatctcacaggctagtaaagtaatgcttaacattctccaagccaggcttcagcaatatgtgaaccgtgaacttccagatgttcaatctggttttagaaaaagcagaggaaacagagataaaattgacaacatccgctggatcactgaaaaagcaagagagttccagaaaaacatctatttctgctttattgactatgccaaagcctttaactgtgtggatcacaataaactgtggaaaattctgaaagagatgggaatagcagaccacctgacctgcctcttgagaaacctgtatgcaggtcaggaagcaacagttagaactggacatggaacaacagactggttccaaataagaaaaggagtacgtcaaggctgtatattgtcaccctgcttatttaacttatatgcagaatacatcatgagaaatgctgggctggaggaagcacaagctggaatcaagattgcctagatacctcagatatgcagatgacaccacccttatggcagaaaatgaagaactaaagagcctcttgatgaaagtgaaagaggagagtgaaaaaggtggcttaaagctcaacattcagaaaactaagatcatggcatctggacccatcacttcatggcaaatagatggggaaacagtggctgactttatttttctgggctccaaaatcactgcagatggtgattgcagccaagaaattaaaagacgcttactccttggaaggaaagttatgaccaacctagacagcatattaaaaagcagagacattactttgccaacaaaggtccgtctagtcaaggctatggttttcccagtggtcatgtatggatatgagagttggactataaagaaagctgagcactgaagaattgatgcttttgaactgtgatgttggagaagactcttgagagtcccttggactgcaaggtgatccaaccagttcatcctaagggagatcagtcctgggtgttcactggaaggactgatgttgaagcggaaactccaatactttgaccacctgatgagagaagagctgactcatttgaaaagaccctgatgctgggagggattgggggcaggaggagaaggggacgacagaggatgagatggctggatggcatcaccgacttgatgaacatgggtttgggtggactccaggagttggtgatggacagggaggcctggtgtgctgcagttcatggggtcgcaaagagttggacacaattgaatgactgaactgaactgaggataggAATACTAGAGTTGTTTGCTATTTcattccccaggggatcttcccaacccagggattgaacccaggtctcttgcactgtag from Cervus canadensis isolate Bull #8, Minnesota chromosome 9, ASM1932006v1, whole genome shotgun sequence carries:
- the BORA gene encoding protein aurora borealis → MGDVKESKMQITPETPGRIPVLNPFESPGDYSNLHEQTVSSPSVFKSTKLPTPGEFRWSIDQLAVINPVEIDPEDIHRQALYLSRSRIDKDVEDKRQKAIEEFFTKDVIVPSPWTDHEGKQLSEYHASKCINTNNESPVGRKLTIHSEKSNAACQTLLSLPVDFNLEKILGDYFRPDEFADQSPGNLSSSSLRRKLFLDGNGSISDSLPPASPRSPHSGAQASLEVFCSIELSPVQCRSPVQTPSSGQFSSSPIQDSAKRYSLGSITNPSPISSPTFSPVAIQIGKTPLSEQRKFAFHSPDASSGTNCNGITNPYIRSPYIDGCSPIKNWSPMRLEMCRGGAQYRTSLIRVPFTLEAPGEDEEDQAAVPSSDASSPASGLAGVPLPQLGGDTSRGARLVVTAMSITQSQSGASEKELELLQDVESEKENNTVDMVDPIEIADETTWIKEPVHNGNLPAADSVSGMAFSIENSHMCLSPLAESSVLPCESSNIQMDSGYNTQNCGSNIMDTVGAESYCKESDAQTLEVENKSRVFNTKQDHSMQRCWMKTSNLPQCSSP